The following are encoded in a window of Colletotrichum lupini chromosome 3, complete sequence genomic DNA:
- a CDS encoding carboxylesterase has protein sequence MAPISGTVATVITALTAAFRTSGPALQAQAEQNHLLAELDYGNFQGAYSDQYNISYWQKIPYAAPPVGENRFRGPQPPAAVEGVVYDSSQPFDMCPQRTVNGSEDCLYLGLYSRPWTQDQPLKPVVVTFYGGGFIQGSAYFSIPPSAYPILNVSSSSDMMFIYPNYRTNAFGLLPGKQIAADPKSDLNPGLLDQEAVLKWTKKYVKQFGGDPDDVTIWGQSAGGGSVLAQAIGRGGQQKLFRKAMASSPFWPKTYAHDSPEAQALYDELASRTGCAGAEDSLACLKKADVQTIRDASLAISSSHVTNTSSFTWSPVIDGEFLREPLSEAAAAGRVNMDLAFAMHNTHEGENFLPGGLQSATDVGSPPFNSSEASFDKWLRGFLPGFGDCEIEGVKRLYPAAGTTETISYNTTYVRAGLIYRDVVLSCPAFWFSGAAPKGGWLGEYSLNPSKHASDTVWWNQVNAVQKTDPARYQGYAGAFASFFQTGDPNALKLSASTEAGVPPLKDSKEWVVNPEGFATTDLGQLEKRCGFWKRTAAKIPI, from the exons ATGGCGCCCATCTCAGGAACCGTAGCGACGGTGATCACGGCGTTGACGGCGGCCTTTAGGACCTCCGGCCCCGCTCTGCAGGCGCAGGCGGAGCAGAATCACCTCCTGGCCGAGCTCGACTACGGCAACTTCCAGGGCGCCTACTCGGACCAGTATAACATCTCGTACTGGCAGAAGATTCCCTACGCGGCGCCTCCCGTGGGTGAGAACCGGTTCCGGGGGCCGCAGCCCCCCGCGGCGGTGGAGGGTGTCGTGTATGACTCTAGCCAGCCGTTTGATATGTGCCCTCAACGGACG GTCAACGGCTCCGAAGATTGTCTGTACCTCGGCCTCTACTCCCGCCCCTGGACGCAAGACCAACCCCTGAAGCCCGTCGTCGTCACCTTTTACGGCGGCGGCTTCATCCAGGGCTCGGCCTACTTCAGCATCCCGCCCTCGGCCTACCCGATCCTCAACGTCTCAAGCTCGTCCGACATGATGTTCATCTACCCAAACTACCGCACAAACGCCTTTGGCCTCCTCCCCGGGAAGCAGATCGCCGCGGACCCAAAGTCGGATCTGAACCCGGGCCTGCTGGACCAGGAGGCCGTACTCAAGTGGACGAAAAAGTACGTCAAGCAGTTCGGCGGTGACCCGGACGACGTGACCATCTGGGGCCAGTCTgcgggcggcggcagcgTGCTGGCGCAGGCCATCGGCCGCGGGGGGCAGCAGAAGCTCTTCCGCAAGGCCATGGCCAGCAGCCCGTTCTGGCCAAAGACGTACGCCCACGACAGCCCCGAGGCACAGGCTCTCTACGACGAGCTCGCCTCCCGTACGGGATGCGCCGGCGCCGAGGATAGCCTGGCCTGCCTGAAGAAGGCGGACGTGCAGACGATTCGGGACGCCAGCCTCGCCATCTCGAGCTCGCATGTCACGAACACGTCGTCCTTCACGTGGTCACCTGTCATTGACGGCGAGTTCCTCAGGGAGCCGCTCTCCGAGGCCGCCGCGGCGGGGCGGGTGAACATGGACCTGGCGTTCGCGATGCACAACACGCACGAGGGCGAGAATTTCCTGCCCGGCGGGCTCCAGAGCGCGACGGACGTCGGGTCTCCGCCGTTCAACTCGAGCGAGGCCTCGTTTGACAAGTGGCTGAGGGGCTTCCTCCCTGGCTTTGGCGACTGCGAGATTGAGGGCGTCAAGAGGCTGTATCCTGCGGCTGGCACGACGGAGACGATTTCGTATAACACGACGTATGTGCGGGCCGGACTCATTTACCGGGACGTCGTTCTGTCGTGTCCGGCGTTTTGGTTTTCGGGCGCAGCGCCGAAGGGGGGTTGGTTGGGCGAATACTCACTCAACCCGTCCAAACATGCTAGCGATACCGTCTGG TGGAATCAGGTCAATGCCGTGCAAAAGACGGACCCAGCACGCTACCAGGGCTATGCCG GGGCGTTTGCGTCTTTCTTCCAAACGGGTGACCCGAATGCGCTCAAACTGTCGGCATCAACGGAAGCTGGTGTGCCGCCCCTCAAGGACAGCAAGGAATGGGTCGTCAACCCTGAGGGGTTCGCGACTACTGACCTGGGGCAACTAGAGAAGAGATGTGGATTCTGGAAAAGGACGGCTGCGAAGATACCCATTTGA